A genome region from Chryseobacterium sp. G0186 includes the following:
- a CDS encoding MFS transporter, which translates to MQINTNMNPLENKTNNALLPFAIITFIYFIVGFLTTVNEQLQAPLKFTFLSHAGSLKNTFTTLISFFFFLGYLLNGTLGSKWVSAFGYKNTILRGLLFMISGLFMYLCSSWFGDQYPDLKFSIKDAVIPVGFIIFVIGSYLMGTSAAIIQVVVNPYAASYELKGTQPVQRLNILTAINSIGTTSAPFFVTVVMFSGISIENIEIRQLLLPLSILIACILTVIVITKRLHLPDIAHTRAIGEEKLERSIWSFRHFVLGVVAIFFYVGTEVAIGANINLYAFEVMDSGHPITFFGKTDIIIGGMDLGIHALLSTLYWGGFLVGRSISSFFSKISAKTQLVTTTILATILAIISMVTQNLWFLVAIGLLHSSMWSCIYTLSIKGLNKYTSKASGIFISAVFGGAVFTLIQGGLADILGSWRWTWWLTVVCELLMLAYALFGSRIREKDIIH; encoded by the coding sequence ATGCAGATAAACACAAATATGAATCCCCTGGAAAATAAGACGAATAATGCCCTACTGCCGTTTGCCATTATTACCTTTATTTATTTCATTGTAGGTTTTCTTACCACGGTGAATGAACAGCTACAGGCTCCTCTGAAATTTACTTTTCTAAGCCATGCAGGCAGCCTGAAAAATACATTTACCACCTTGATTTCTTTTTTCTTCTTTCTTGGCTATCTGCTGAATGGAACTTTGGGAAGCAAGTGGGTAAGTGCCTTTGGATACAAAAATACAATACTAAGAGGACTTCTGTTTATGATTTCCGGTCTTTTCATGTATTTATGTTCATCTTGGTTTGGCGATCAATATCCTGATTTAAAGTTCAGTATTAAAGATGCCGTTATTCCTGTTGGCTTTATCATTTTTGTCATAGGATCTTATTTAATGGGGACTTCTGCTGCCATTATTCAGGTTGTTGTAAACCCTTATGCTGCATCCTATGAATTGAAAGGAACCCAACCGGTACAGCGTCTGAATATTCTTACAGCCATTAATTCTATCGGGACCACTTCTGCACCGTTTTTTGTAACAGTGGTTATGTTCAGTGGAATTTCCATCGAAAATATAGAAATCAGGCAGTTATTGCTTCCTCTTTCTATACTTATTGCCTGTATATTAACGGTAATAGTAATTACCAAAAGACTTCATCTTCCTGATATTGCCCATACAAGAGCAATAGGAGAGGAGAAACTGGAAAGAAGTATCTGGTCATTCAGACATTTTGTGCTTGGAGTTGTAGCGATCTTTTTTTATGTTGGAACCGAAGTCGCTATCGGGGCTAATATCAACCTGTATGCTTTTGAGGTGATGGATTCCGGTCATCCGATTACATTTTTTGGAAAGACAGATATTATTATCGGCGGTATGGATTTGGGAATTCATGCATTGCTGTCCACATTATATTGGGGTGGTTTTCTTGTAGGAAGATCAATATCAAGCTTCTTCAGTAAGATTTCTGCGAAAACACAATTGGTAACCACAACAATTCTTGCAACAATCCTTGCCATCATATCTATGGTTACCCAAAATCTTTGGTTCCTTGTAGCCATCGGTCTTCTGCATTCCTCTATGTGGAGCTGTATCTATACTCTTTCCATAAAAGGACTCAATAAATACACCTCAAAAGCATCAGGTATTTTTATTTCTGCCGTATTTGGCGGAGCTGTGTTCACGCTTATTCAAGGTGGTTTAGCGGATATTTTAGGCTCATGGAGATGGACTTGGTGGCTTACGGTAGTCTGTGAGTTGCTGATGTTGGCCTACGCTCTGTTTGGGTCAAGGATAAGAGAAAAAGATATTATTCACTAG
- a CDS encoding threonine aldolase family protein has product MEIIDLRSDTLTLPTPEMKAAMERAEIGDDVYGEDPTVNKLEEKVAAMFGMEAALFCPTGTMTNQLAIKVHTQPGDEVICDQLSHVYLYEGGGIAMNAFASVHTLNGEYGKLNADMVKEAINNPNDVHQPITSLVVLENTTNKGGGSIYDFNEIKKIKKVCTDHNLILHLDGARLFNALIETDETPKDYGKTFDSISICLSKGLGCPVGSVLIGTSLFIKKARRARKAMGGGWRQAGGLAAAGIYALDNHISLLKNDHDRAQKVGQILMEHTEIIRLYPVETNIVIGQLPSAIEATEFVAKMKEKNILCSAFGKHLVRFVTHLNFTDNHLEMLESRLKP; this is encoded by the coding sequence ATGGAAATAATAGATTTACGAAGCGATACGTTAACGTTGCCCACACCAGAAATGAAAGCAGCCATGGAAAGAGCAGAAATTGGAGATGATGTATATGGTGAAGACCCAACGGTAAATAAGCTTGAAGAAAAAGTTGCTGCCATGTTCGGAATGGAAGCGGCGTTGTTCTGTCCCACCGGAACAATGACCAATCAACTTGCCATTAAGGTACATACCCAACCTGGTGATGAGGTCATCTGTGATCAGCTTTCCCATGTATACTTATATGAGGGAGGAGGAATTGCCATGAATGCTTTTGCATCCGTCCACACTCTGAATGGAGAATATGGCAAATTAAATGCAGATATGGTGAAAGAAGCTATCAATAACCCAAATGATGTTCACCAGCCCATTACAAGCCTTGTCGTTCTGGAAAATACTACCAATAAAGGGGGCGGAAGCATTTATGACTTTAATGAAATAAAAAAGATAAAAAAAGTATGTACAGATCACAATCTTATCTTGCATCTTGACGGCGCAAGGCTTTTTAATGCTTTAATAGAAACTGATGAAACGCCAAAAGATTATGGAAAAACCTTTGACAGCATATCAATATGTCTCTCAAAAGGGCTGGGATGCCCTGTAGGATCCGTACTTATTGGTACTTCCTTGTTCATTAAAAAGGCAAGAAGGGCAAGAAAAGCAATGGGAGGCGGATGGCGTCAGGCCGGAGGCCTGGCAGCAGCAGGTATTTATGCTCTGGACAATCATATCTCCTTACTTAAAAACGACCATGATAGAGCACAGAAAGTAGGCCAGATTCTGATGGAGCACACTGAAATAATAAGACTGTATCCGGTAGAAACCAATATCGTTATTGGACAACTTCCCTCAGCAATAGAAGCAACGGAATTTGTAGCTAAAATGAAAGAAAAGAATATACTATGCTCTGCTTTCGGAAAACATCTGGTACGTTTTGTAACCCATCTTAATTTTACAGATAACCATTTGGAAATGCTGGAAAGCAGATTGAAACCCTAG
- a CDS encoding carbohydrate kinase family protein, which translates to MEDNKNKAVCFGEVLWDIFPGGQRRAGGAPFNVAYHLFKMGVDVNIISSVGDDQLGHELLQKIKDWKIPTEHIQLNEEHPTSTVIASIDENNDAHYDIVENVAWDFIETTPGNQKILNEADVLVFGTLAARSEKTKNTLFQLLEIGSYNVFDINLREPHYEVGMIKDLLYKTHLAKFNKAELRMMLDFLGKEYTSEEDGIRFLQDQFNLEEIIVSKGSKGALYANKDDFYLYPTIPVKIKDTVGSGDSFLAGFLSKKLGKRNAVHETMVQAVSLGAFITSLEGACPDYTLEDFNKFKSEHPLPVLH; encoded by the coding sequence ATGGAAGATAACAAAAATAAAGCAGTCTGTTTTGGAGAAGTTCTTTGGGATATTTTTCCGGGAGGACAAAGAAGAGCAGGGGGAGCTCCCTTTAACGTAGCCTATCATCTTTTCAAAATGGGGGTTGATGTCAATATAATTAGCAGTGTTGGTGATGATCAGCTTGGACATGAGCTGTTGCAGAAAATTAAAGACTGGAAAATCCCGACAGAACACATTCAGCTAAATGAAGAGCATCCAACCAGTACAGTCATTGCATCAATAGACGAAAATAATGATGCCCATTATGATATTGTAGAAAATGTTGCCTGGGATTTTATAGAGACAACCCCTGGAAACCAGAAAATTCTGAATGAAGCAGATGTATTGGTGTTCGGAACACTGGCAGCGAGAAGTGAGAAAACTAAAAACACATTATTCCAGTTACTTGAGATTGGTTCCTACAACGTTTTTGATATTAATCTCAGAGAACCGCATTATGAGGTTGGTATGATTAAAGATCTGCTGTACAAGACGCATCTTGCAAAGTTCAACAAAGCAGAACTCCGTATGATGCTGGATTTCCTAGGAAAAGAATATACAAGCGAAGAAGATGGTATCAGATTTTTGCAGGATCAATTTAATCTCGAGGAAATTATTGTCTCCAAAGGAAGTAAAGGAGCTTTGTATGCCAATAAGGATGATTTTTATCTTTATCCCACAATTCCGGTTAAGATAAAGGATACCGTTGGAAGTGGAGATTCCTTTTTAGCAGGGTTTTTATCAAAAAAATTGGGAAAAAGAAATGCTGTACACGAAACAATGGTACAGGCTGTTTCACTTGGAGCATTTATCACCTCACTGGAAGGGGCATGCCCTGACTATACCCTCGAAGATTTTAATAAGTTTAAAAGTGAACATCCTCTCCCGGTTTTACACTAA
- a CDS encoding PD-(D/E)XK nuclease family protein, which yields MEIEEIQSAFDLSISLENRIQENLWELLTLLADFNNIHEIENEKLPYHINLIDELHADENAHSRIFAKLLRYKKNNRFVFLESFLHDVCGFEMDILNPRVEKVDSCGRIDIPIFDTNYVVLIENKVTDKAPDQNTEAGGQLARYIETVKNIYKRNEEDIFVVYTPKYSREPSDECWINKDGLLYKESFKSRFKSVSYRDDIYPWLKDKISSIDEKDIYLKSAIAQYIDHLEGLFSLRTINETMNMKLQEFLKKQLNLEDDNPNDAIEILSQKESELNNAIAQIQLLKFEYRSKIVGEKFKEWKEQLELDFPRLRIVEDDHTTRNDLINLGVMITIEEKKFSALIECNIKENINIYFGISPTYTGIDKYEVPNSLQTILTKNGLGEPEKYWYGWRHTLLSNGYNDLKDLIKQICAIA from the coding sequence TTGGAAATAGAGGAAATTCAAAGCGCATTTGATTTAAGCATATCTCTTGAAAACAGAATTCAGGAAAACCTTTGGGAATTGTTAACACTACTTGCAGATTTCAACAATATCCATGAAATTGAAAATGAAAAATTACCTTATCATATTAACCTTATAGATGAACTACATGCAGACGAAAACGCGCATAGCCGCATCTTTGCGAAGCTATTGAGGTACAAAAAAAATAATAGGTTTGTATTCTTAGAAAGTTTTCTACACGACGTTTGCGGTTTTGAAATGGATATTTTAAATCCAAGAGTAGAAAAAGTAGATTCTTGCGGGCGTATTGATATTCCTATTTTCGACACAAATTATGTTGTCCTAATAGAAAACAAAGTTACTGATAAAGCACCGGATCAAAATACTGAGGCTGGTGGACAATTGGCAAGGTATATAGAAACTGTAAAAAATATTTATAAAAGAAATGAAGAAGATATTTTTGTTGTTTATACCCCAAAATACAGCAGAGAACCTTCGGACGAATGCTGGATAAATAAAGATGGTTTACTGTATAAAGAAAGTTTTAAGTCGCGGTTTAAGTCAGTTTCTTATAGAGATGACATTTATCCGTGGCTTAAAGACAAAATATCATCCATTGATGAAAAGGATATTTATTTAAAAAGTGCAATTGCCCAATACATCGATCATCTAGAAGGACTATTTAGCTTACGTACAATTAACGAAACTATGAATATGAAATTACAGGAATTTCTGAAAAAACAATTAAACTTAGAGGATGATAATCCTAATGATGCAATAGAGATTTTATCGCAGAAAGAGAGTGAATTAAATAACGCCATTGCGCAGATACAACTCTTAAAATTTGAGTACCGCAGTAAAATTGTGGGTGAGAAGTTTAAAGAATGGAAAGAACAGCTCGAATTAGACTTTCCTAGGTTAAGAATTGTTGAAGATGACCATACAACTAGAAATGACTTAATTAATCTAGGTGTTATGATTACGATAGAGGAAAAAAAATTTTCTGCTTTGATAGAGTGTAATATAAAAGAAAATATAAACATTTACTTTGGAATTAGTCCTACATATACTGGTATCGATAAATATGAAGTACCAAATTCTCTACAAACCATACTAACCAAAAATGGGTTAGGTGAACCAGAAAAATATTGGTATGGATGGAGACATACACTGTTATCAAATGGTTATAATGATTTAAAAGACCTCATTAAACAAATTTGCGCTATAGCATAG
- a CDS encoding AAA family ATPase — MHITSLYIDNYKLLKDFTINFKKDVSILIGINGSGKSSILEVIAQIFSDCYLAEKSKFGFSIEYEIRLEEILEQTTTSAEFKTEHIKVQISTEKAGQELKYKVFSGNQVLEDYRSIEQKYSSIEKILPSNIVIYYSGLADIMKKICLPHDEKLSVNYRKGNTAIHRPFFYFQPPLFNLILMTLLSYEYGDIPEFLSDRVKIAGVQSIQINLKKPTWGKGKINDWWGAKGEVKTFLDLLASLGSPLEIKDDDLPSESKGNVIIEGWQNENLIITILGQEKLFQIREYFVEERTLFKVLNTLLIDGFQPEVKFSFFHNDDKDRVSTFGTLSEGEQQSIIIRGLMELVNNENTLFLFDEPDTYLHPSWQRKFIENINELAENTAYNNSQFLITTHSPQLLSNADPENSDVQILEDGEIIKVTPKYYGKDISTILYEMMGVERRNKKVSKLLSSLFNVIEDEEIEESKKQYNSLVELLGDDDPALVRAKTQIDYLKEEADETDN; from the coding sequence ATGCACATAACATCATTGTATATCGACAATTACAAGCTACTCAAAGACTTTACTATTAATTTCAAGAAAGATGTTTCTATTCTGATTGGTATCAATGGTTCGGGAAAATCAAGCATTTTGGAAGTGATTGCTCAAATTTTCAGCGATTGTTATCTTGCTGAAAAATCTAAATTCGGTTTTTCTATCGAATATGAAATACGTTTAGAAGAAATCCTTGAACAAACAACTACATCTGCCGAATTCAAGACAGAACATATTAAAGTTCAGATAAGTACTGAAAAAGCAGGACAGGAGCTAAAATACAAAGTATTTAGTGGAAATCAAGTATTAGAAGACTATCGTTCAATCGAACAAAAATACAGTTCTATTGAAAAAATATTGCCAAGCAACATTGTCATCTATTATAGTGGTTTAGCAGATATAATGAAAAAAATATGCTTGCCCCACGATGAAAAGCTGTCTGTTAATTATCGGAAAGGAAATACAGCAATACATCGTCCATTTTTCTATTTTCAACCACCTTTATTTAATTTAATATTAATGACGCTTCTGTCTTATGAATATGGAGATATTCCCGAATTTCTATCTGACAGAGTAAAAATTGCAGGAGTACAAAGCATTCAAATTAATCTTAAAAAGCCTACTTGGGGGAAAGGTAAAATTAATGATTGGTGGGGAGCTAAAGGAGAAGTAAAAACATTTTTGGATTTATTAGCCAGTTTAGGTTCTCCTCTAGAAATTAAGGATGATGATTTGCCATCTGAATCAAAAGGCAATGTAATAATAGAAGGTTGGCAAAATGAAAATCTCATCATTACTATTCTTGGACAAGAAAAGCTGTTTCAAATAAGAGAATATTTTGTTGAAGAAAGAACCCTGTTTAAAGTTCTGAATACACTTTTAATAGATGGATTTCAACCTGAAGTGAAATTTTCATTTTTCCATAACGATGATAAAGATAGAGTAAGTACCTTCGGTACGCTTAGTGAAGGAGAACAACAATCAATTATCATACGGGGATTAATGGAACTTGTCAATAATGAAAATACCCTATTTTTATTTGATGAACCTGATACTTACTTACATCCTTCTTGGCAAAGAAAATTCATAGAAAACATTAATGAATTGGCTGAAAATACTGCATACAATAACAGTCAATTTCTTATCACAACGCATTCGCCACAACTATTGAGCAACGCTGATCCCGAGAATAGTGATGTACAAATATTGGAAGATGGAGAGATTATAAAAGTTACACCTAAATATTATGGCAAAGACATCAGTACAATCTTGTATGAAATGATGGGTGTGGAAAGAAGAAATAAAAAAGTGTCTAAGCTATTAAGTTCTTTATTTAATGTCATCGAAGACGAAGAAATCGAAGAATCAAAAAAACAGTATAATAGTCTTGTTGAACTTTTAGGAGATGACGACCCTGCATTGGTTAGAGCTAAAACGCAAATTGATTACTTAAAAGAAGAAGCCGATGAAACAGATAACTAA
- a CDS encoding retron system putative HNH endonuclease codes for MKQITKLQEPNSLLQHRAQQFAHFDNIPNVTKEELKQNLLSEQGHICCYCMRRIPEKSSPYMKVEHFKCQDHFQDLQLDYKNLLGACTGNEGHPKKLQTCDTQKANEALTINPLNTNPSCETLFKFNSEGEMSSISDDETIDKQINAILNLNMQSLKDARKEVYYVVQERVRAESKRTKKDKPAFLRFLNQELQMWQSKTDGKFRPYCLVAVYYLTKKLRSN; via the coding sequence ATGAAACAGATAACTAAACTTCAAGAGCCAAATTCTTTGCTTCAGCATAGAGCCCAGCAGTTCGCTCATTTTGATAATATACCAAATGTAACAAAAGAAGAACTAAAGCAAAATCTTCTATCAGAACAAGGGCATATTTGTTGTTATTGTATGAGAAGAATTCCAGAAAAGTCTTCTCCTTATATGAAAGTTGAACATTTCAAATGTCAAGACCATTTTCAGGATTTGCAGTTAGATTATAAAAATTTATTAGGTGCTTGTACAGGAAATGAAGGCCATCCAAAAAAACTTCAAACTTGTGATACTCAAAAAGCTAATGAAGCTTTAACAATTAATCCACTCAATACCAATCCAAGTTGTGAAACATTGTTCAAGTTTAATTCAGAAGGAGAAATGAGTTCAATATCTGATGATGAAACTATAGATAAACAAATAAATGCTATTCTAAATTTGAATATGCAATCTTTAAAAGATGCAAGAAAGGAAGTTTATTATGTTGTGCAAGAAAGAGTGAGAGCAGAAAGTAAAAGGACAAAAAAGGATAAACCGGCATTTTTAAGGTTTCTTAATCAGGAACTCCAAATGTGGCAGAGCAAAACTGACGGTAAATTTAGACCTTACTGTTTAGTGGCAGTCTACTACCTAACAAAGAAATTAAGAAGTAATTAG